In Miscanthus floridulus cultivar M001 chromosome 8, ASM1932011v1, whole genome shotgun sequence, the sequence AACCATATATTCTATTCTCTATCTTGTTCTTCTTGCACCTCTACAAGGTCCTTACTTCTATTTTCTGTAATTATAACTTTTAGCTGGAGTCTTTTGTATATTAATTAGATGGTGTAGAGTTCCAAAATTTCAATGATATGCAAGTAAGACTGAAAGTCCATGCACATGCTGCAGTTCTGCACTCTATCCCCTGTGTATAATGGCAGTATGATGTTTCTATCTTTTAACCATTCCTGTGTAAGTTCGGAAACTAGTTTGTCACTGAGCCATATTGCAGTTATTAATTCATCGAAGCTGactaggaatttcttctctgtgtAGCCTGACTTAAGGGGCCTCTTAGGAAGGAGCGAGTAATGGGAAGTAGGCAAATTGTTGCTGTTCTTCAAGTAGGTGGAGAATTTTCAACAGATGATGATGGACGGATGTCCTATTATGGTGGAGAGGCTCATGCTATGCATGTGAAGAGTGATTGGACTTTTAAAGCGTTTAAACATGAAATATCTTCAACACTCAATAATCTCAAACTTGATTCCTATGTGTTCAAGTACTTCCTTCCGAGAAATGACAAAACTTTGATTTCAATATCAAATGACAAAGACTTGAAGCGCATGGTTGAATTCCATGCGGAGTCAGAAACAACTTACATATATGTCATGAAGAAGGCTGACAACAGGTATAATTCTGAAAGGAGAAGTATCATTCGTAGTAGCTTTCCAAAAATGATGTGGTACATTTTTGCAGGCTGAAGATCTCCATTGCAGGCGCTGACGCTCCTGCAGATTGTGCTGTGATAGCAACTACTCCAGATGGATCCAAGCGGCAAAAGATTTGTGCTAGTTGGGAGAATGCGATCACAGGAGCTGGTCAAGTGTTTCAAAGTGCAAAGGAATTCCGAGATGCATTACACAAGTATGCTATTGCTCATAGGTTTCATTACAAATTTGTCAAGAATGACTCTTCTCGTGTAACCGCGGAATGTACTGATGGAGGGTGTGCATGGCGTATACATGCATCAAAGTCTCGTTCAAAGGAGTTCATGGTCAAGAAAGTTTTTGGTACTCATACTTGTGAATCAGAGACCATCAAAAGTCATCGTTTGGCATCTCAGAAATGGGTTGCTAGTGTTATTAAGGAAAAAATACGTGATAGTCCAAACTACAGGCCAAGAGATATTGCGAATGATCTCCAACGTGAATATGGATTGTGCCTCAACTACTCCCAAGCTTGGCGTGGTAAAGCAATAGCCCGAAAAGAACTTTACAGCTCAGATGAAGAGGCATGCAATCAGCTACCTTGGTTTTGCCAAAGGATTGTTGAGACCAACCCTGGAAGTGTGGCAACAGTAGTGGCCTTGGAAGATTCGAAGTTTCGATTTTTTGTTGCATTCCATGCCTCCCTTCATGGTTTTGAGCATGGTTGCAGGCATCTTCTCTTTCTTGATGTGATTTCTGTCAGATCAAATAAACACTGGAAGCTATTAGCTGCTACTTCAGTTGATGGTGAAGGTGATATCTTCCCTGTTGCACTGTCTGTAGTGGATGATGAGAATCAAGAAAATTGGCATTGGTTTCTTGAGCAGCTAAATGATTCATTACCTGCACTTGGAGCAATAACATTCATATCTAATGGTAAGAATGGTCTGTGGGACGAGGTTTCTCTTATATTTCCAGATAGTTATCATGGATACCATGTCAACTGTTTTATTGACGAATTCAAGCAGCAGTTGGATGGCAGTTGGAGTGAAGAAGTAAAAGATACGATGGTTGCGCATCTTGAGAAAGCCATTTATTCATGCAAAGTTGATGAATTCAATCAGTATGTTGAACTCATCAAAACTGAATCTGATAAGCTTGCTGAATGGCTTTTGGAAACTAAACCAGAGCGGTGGTCAGATGCCTTTTTCAAAGGGTCACGACTTGGGCAGTACACTTGCAATGTTTCTGAGACAATTTCGGATTGGATTCCTAGCAGATATGAGCTCTCAGTAGTGCAGTTGGTTGACACGATCAGATGCAACCTAATGGAGATGATGTATACACGCAGGGAATCTTCCAATACCTGGACAGAAGTCTTAACACCATCAGCCAATCAGAAACTTCAGGAACAGATGAACAAAGCTCTCACACTCAATGTTGTTTGCTCAACTGGAAATGATGGAAATGGTCATGTGTTTGAGGTGTGTGATGACTCGGTCAATGTTGTCAACATTGATTCATGGGAGTGCACCTGCAGAAAATGGCATGTGTCTGGGATTCCTTGCTCACATGCAATTGCGGTATTTGACCGTACTGAGCAGTGTCCACTTGACTACTGCTCCAAGTATTTCACAACGGAATGTTACCGCTTGACTTATGCCATGTCCATAAATCCAATACCTGATGTTTTTGTACCTACTGCAGCAGGTGACCCATCACAGGGCACGACGACATTACTTTCAAGCCCCATTCTGACCCGAAGACAAGTGGGCAGACCAAAGGAAAAGCCAGCTGATCCGCGTATTGCAATCAAAAGAGCAGTGCGCTGCAGCAGATGCAAGGGCTATGGGCACAATAAAGCAACTTGCAAAGTCCCCATCTCAGCCTAGTTATCCCAAATGTAAATTACTTGGTAGTCGCTTTCTCTGTGCTTATGAAATATGAACTCTAGTTGAACCTTAATGTGAAATGACATCGCTTACAGTGGTGGAACCAGGTATTTTGATTAAGGGGGACCGGGCAAACATGATGACACCTAATAAGTGTAAGTGTGATAAATATACACATCAACCATATGTTTCAATAGCTTTTTTCAATGCTTATACACATGTAGTTAGTATTCATAACAAAAAATCACAATATTATGATCAGAAATGATATTGAATTGATGACATGTTGTCGTGTGCATTAAAATATTTGAAGGAGTGTTAAAAAGTTTTCATtgtgtgtgtgttggggggggggggggggggggggggggggggttgggatGCCCCTGTTAGTGCTCCTCTGGTTCTGCCACTGATCGCTTATTAGCTGCCGTACTATTATTTGTTGATTAAAACATGGAGCAGTGTTATTGCCGATGTGCTTGAGGTTTGGCTAACATTATTTTGAATCAGAATTCAAATGTTTCCATGTGGGACGATTTGGCATCGAGAGACCAGTAGCTGCTTTGGGTGTCGTTGTTGTTGATTGGGCTATGAAATCAGAACATGTGCAGGCTCTGCCCAACAATTCGAAGTACGTTGAGATTCCTATGTGAAAAATGAGGTCTGATAAGCTTTAACTTGAGGTCTGTTTAGCTTTAATTTGAGCCCAATTATTAGGCACGTATAAGACTGGCTATTCTTATTCCAAAAACCGAATGGGTTGGATGATTTCAGCTCATCTTTGCTTCTTGAGAAGTTGCATCTCATCAAAAGCAATAATAATAAATGGGCCTTCGATAAAATCCCACAACACCTTAGCAC encodes:
- the LOC136471324 gene encoding uncharacterized protein — encoded protein: MGSRQIVAVLQVGGEFSTDDDGRMSYYGGEAHAMHVKSDWTFKAFKHEISSTLNNLKLDSYVFKYFLPRNDKTLISISNDKDLKRMVEFHAESETTYIYVMKKADNRLKISIAGADAPADCAVIATTPDGSKRQKICASWENAITGAGQVFQSAKEFRDALHKYAIAHRFHYKFVKNDSSRVTAECTDGGCAWRIHASKSRSKEFMVKKVFGTHTCESETIKSHRLASQKWVASVIKEKIRDSPNYRPRDIANDLQREYGLCLNYSQAWRGKAIARKELYSSDEEACNQLPWFCQRIVETNPGSVATVVALEDSKFRFFVAFHASLHGFEHGCRHLLFLDVISVRSNKHWKLLAATSVDGEGDIFPVALSVVDDENQENWHWFLEQLNDSLPALGAITFISNGKNGLWDEVSLIFPDSYHGYHVNCFIDEFKQQLDGSWSEEVKDTMVAHLEKAIYSCKVDEFNQYVELIKTESDKLAEWLLETKPERWSDAFFKGSRLGQYTCNVSETISDWIPSRYELSVVQLVDTIRCNLMEMMYTRRESSNTWTEVLTPSANQKLQEQMNKALTLNVVCSTGNDGNGHVFEVCDDSVNVVNIDSWECTCRKWHVSGIPCSHAIAVFDRTEQCPLDYCSKYFTTECYRLTYAMSINPIPDVFVPTAAGDPSQGTTTLLSSPILTRRQVGRPKEKPADPRIAIKRAVRCSRCKGYGHNKATCKVPISA